A genome region from Thermoanaerobacterium xylanolyticum LX-11 includes the following:
- a CDS encoding carbohydrate kinase family protein yields the protein MFNFNDKIVFDDKKYDVLTVGEMLVDMISTDYDDDFECDTYKKYFGGSPANIAINSKMLGINSIIVSSVGNDGLGKFLLKKLQEHHIEIKYVRQVDYSTSMVLVTKSKSSPTPIFYRDADYHIEYSDELKYLIENTKIVHFSSWPISRNPSRSTVEILIDECKKHDVLVCYDPNYHSMIWERGHDGIEYIKSLIAKVDIIKPSEDDAERIFGKDAPEDQLKKFLDLGAKLVILTLGKDGAIVSNGKETIRFNTLADEVVDTTGAGDAFWSGFYSGLIKGYTLKESLELGFAVSAYKLRYVGAIVDLPDIDTIKSIYDLKKTEVVLNGA from the coding sequence ATGTTTAATTTTAATGACAAGATTGTGTTTGACGATAAAAAGTATGATGTATTGACAGTTGGAGAAATGTTGGTAGATATGATTTCTACAGATTATGATGATGATTTTGAGTGTGATACTTATAAAAAATATTTTGGAGGCTCACCTGCAAATATTGCTATAAATTCTAAAATGTTAGGTATAAATTCAATTATTGTTTCATCGGTTGGCAATGACGGACTTGGAAAGTTTTTATTAAAAAAATTGCAAGAACACCATATTGAAATTAAATATGTAAGACAAGTCGACTATTCCACAAGCATGGTTCTGGTTACAAAAAGCAAAAGCAGTCCCACACCAATATTTTACAGAGATGCAGATTATCATATTGAATATTCAGATGAGCTAAAATACTTAATTGAGAACACAAAAATAGTTCATTTTTCTAGCTGGCCTATATCGAGAAATCCGTCAAGGAGTACAGTGGAGATTTTGATTGATGAATGTAAAAAACACGATGTTTTAGTATGTTATGATCCTAATTATCATTCCATGATCTGGGAAAGAGGTCACGATGGAATAGAATATATAAAATCTTTAATAGCAAAAGTTGATATTATAAAGCCATCTGAAGATGATGCAGAAAGGATTTTTGGCAAAGATGCACCAGAAGATCAGCTTAAAAAATTTTTGGACCTTGGTGCTAAATTAGTGATTCTTACATTGGGGAAGGATGGGGCAATAGTTTCAAACGGAAAAGAAACAATTAGATTTAATACGTTAGCAGATGAAGTTGTTGATACTACTGGTGCAGGTGATGCATTTTGGTCAGGGTTCTATAGTGGTTTGATAAAAGGATATACTTTAAAAGAATCATTGGAATTAGGATTTGCAGTCAGCGCATATAAACTAAGGTATGTAGGAGCAATAGTTGATTTGCCAGACATTGATACAATAAAGTCTATTTATGATTTAAAAAAAACTGAGGTGGTATTAAATGGCGCTTAA